A window of Rosa rugosa chromosome 7, drRosRugo1.1, whole genome shotgun sequence genomic DNA:
CAACAACGACGCCGCTTTCCTCCTCGCCCTCACCGTCCCCGTCCCCATCAATTCCCATATTACCCTCTCTATCCCCGAAACCGACACCAACTCCACCACCATTTCCGACCCCCCTTTTCTACAAATTGTCACAAGTGTCGCCGCCGCGCTCTCCTTCGCCCTATCCGACCCTTCTCTCAACACCACTCCCAAATGCCTGATGGCCCCATACGCCGCCGCAATTGCCCCCATCCCTCCTCCTCTCACCACCACTTCCAACACCGTCACCGCCTCTTCCGGTAGCCCCTCCATTACTTCCATCGTCATCTCCACCACCCCGCCTTCCACCAACTTCGCCACCGCCTCTCTTTCTCCCGCCAAATTCAATATCGCCACCATGGCGTCCCTTTTGGAAAACCCGGGTCCCTCCCTGGCCAAGTCCACCAATGCCTTTATGACACGTGCCTTCCTCCCTAGTTTCTTCCTGTACGCGTGCACACCTGATAAGCTGAATATCGTAGCCGCCGCGTTCCCTTTAGCCTCCCATGTGGCACCCGAACGAAGGACCTCGATGACGCCGTTTAAGGCTCCGTCAGTGTCCATGATCCTTGCTTTGTTGGCTTCGAGTATTGAGAGGTTGAGGATCGTCGTGACGGCGTTCACCTGTAGGTTCGGGTGGTCCCGACCGACGTCCGAGCCTAAATGACGTACGAGCAAAGGAATCGCTCCAGCTTCGGCAATGCAGGCTCGGCAGTCCGAATCAGTCTTGGCCAGGCTACGAAGCTCGTAAACGACGCCGTTGGCAGCCTCGATTGACTGGGCGAGGGATAGTTTGTTGACCAAAAACGACGCCGTCATCCTGGTGGCTTCTAACGCCGCCTTGTTCTTCTTGACGGCGCTGACTTTATCCTTATTCTCGGCGTGCTCGAAAGGGATCCGCTGCTCGCGGCACCACATGGCGATAAGATTTTTCAAAGCGCGGTTGGGTATCAAGTTCGTGTGGGCCAGCGTCTGACCTGTCTTGGGACACGTGTTGTGTCCTGATTCGATCCACAGCTTGATGGACTCACGATCGTATGTCTGACCGGTGGCCACGGCGACCGGGTCCCGCATAAGCTCTAAGCTGATCGGACACCGGAAGTCCGCcgggaagtttagctccgaggAAGATTTCAGGCGAGTGAGATCGGAACTTGGAGTTGAAGCGCCGAAGAGGACACATTTGGCGTAGCGAACGAGGCCGATGAGGGAAACCAATTGGGATTTGGACTTGTCGTCGGCTTGGTTCTGAAACTCGTCTTGGAGAGACTCTAGCTCTTCTTTACATTTGGAAGAGTCTAGAATTCCTAACTGGACAAAAATCTCGGAGAGCTTGGAGTGGTCTGGAATGATTTCCTTTTTGAGGCGATCGAGCATGGAGCAGACTTCGAGGCGGAGATTATCATCCTTGGGATCAACAAAAGCGTCCTTGCTTCGCGCGCACTGTGCACGGAGCAAGGCGACCACTTCCTCGACGTCGTCGTTTAGGTTAAGCTCCTTGACGGGGAGAATATCGAGCAAAGTGGATAGATCAAGAGTCAGCTCGTGGAAGCTGTTGGCGAGGGACTCGTTTTGGATGAGAAGCCACATCTTGCTGCCGTGAGAAGAGTCTTCGATGAGGGTTTGGATTCTCTGCAGCAGTATGTACATTTCTTGGAAACATAAGAGAGCGGAGGGAGAGAGGTAGGTGATTGATGATCGAACTAGGTCTTCGAAGAGGAAGGCAAGAAGCTTGGATTTTCGAGTCATGGATAGGGTGGTACGCCTGAGGAGGAAGCTGCGGGATTCGAGGGAGGAGATTTCCTGGCAGAGGTGGAGGAGAGAGCGGAGGAGGCTCTGGTCGGAGAGTTTGGGAGACATGAAGGCTCCGGCAGATGGCCGCCGCTTTCTGGGCGGGAATGCTTGTGGAGAAACCGCCATGAATTGATGATTATCAGAAAGTTTGCTTTTTGTGGTTATGATGAAGGGGAGTAGAAGGAAGGGGAAAGGTCTAGAGTTTGGAGTAGAATATAAACAAAGGAGTTGGCTTTTTGGTTTGTATTTGTGTTTTGTAATGCAAGGATTAGGGTCCTGGTATTTGACTGTTTTTGGTTGGCATTTTCAGCAAGTGATAAACATGGGCCGTTTTGCTTGGTATAATAGTAGCAGACAACGACGATGTGATCAAAATCAAGTAGCCAGACCATTACGAGCCGTTTGATTAAGTCCACAGAAATGCCAAACTTTACCAAATCAACTAGATGAACGGTTCTGAGTTGAACTGCCGCCGGCAAGAAGATGAAAGGAGACAAAGTTGTGAAGATGAAAATAATAGTATTAAAGATGTGATCGATCTGGTATGCACTTACAAGGGCTACGTTAGGTTGAGAGTTGTTAGTGGACTTGGCTTTCATCGTCATCCACATGCCATTTGCCAATCAAGACATTCATGCATCATTTAGTTTTTGcgcctttttcttcttcttttggaataATTTAAGACGGACAACAGACCAAGGAAAGGGGTAAGGCATTAGGCATCGGTAGGATGGGGCTTTCCCTCGCTTAAACGTAATTCCATACGACTTAGGGTCGCTAATAGAGGCTTAGTTGGGAGGTTTTATTAAAGGATGTTATATATGTTTCAACTTTTATCACCGATATGTAAAACCACTTTCAAGCCTCGTCATACCCTTTGTAAAAAATATAAGAGTTGCTTTAGATGAAACGGATTATGATATGATGTTTAATATTCAATTTTAAATAATTATAAAGAAAATTGGAATACAATTCTGATTCTGAGTAAATGTCAAAATTTCTAAAATGAAACATATAGTTGACTttgaaatagaaaaatgcaTATGTAATTGTAATGTACACAATAATACTTTACTAAGCATTCTCATTTTCAATCATTTGTATTTTCAAATTTTGAGATTTCAAAAATACTGAATTTGATTTGCGTGTGTCAAAGTCAGTTCCAAATCCAAATTTGTTAGAATCAaacttttcaaatttcaatctaGCACTCCTAATCCGAACAGGCACTAACACATCGGTATAATTACCTAAAAGAACCATTAGTCGAATTCACGCAGCACGCCATCAAAAGCCCTTGCAAGATTTTTGACGCTTCGGTAAGCAATCCACACAAGCCCTATACACAAACCCTGAATCCGGACATTAATAAGTGGGGCTTTAGTTTGTAGGTAGTGTTTTGAAGCAACATATGCTTAAGTGAATAAATGATCAGTACATTTAATTTCAGTGAAGCATATCTATCGTGTCAGTAGCACGTAGGATGATCACTTCAACTGAATTCTGACCTTATAAGTTTGTCcccagaaagagaagaagagtaTATTGATTAAGAAAGGAGTGCTTTACTCTTTACTTAACTACAACTCATTGAAGTTTGGTTTAGTTTTAAGGTTGGTTCCAAATCACATAACGCAAAGGAATATTTTACAGCTCAGAATAGCTAGCTGCTGAAAATTGGAACCGTATTTATATGTAAATTGATGTAATGGCGCACCAAACTTTTAAGCTGTAGTCATTATCAACCTAAAGTATaaacaaggaaaagaaataaaagattcTCAAAGACTGAAGAATTCGGTGAAATTCTATTTCCGGATCGCCAACACCTTACCAGCTAAGTATATTATATCAAATAAGAATCGCGCTAACACATAATATGAATATGTTTCTAGcttttttcatattttctttATGATGTCGAAATCCAATTAGTTGTAGTTTCTGGCATCAGATGGTAGACCGATGCTATTTAAGAATAATGATTAGATTAGAGATTACTTTGGTTACGGTTGGTCACAACAACCACTTCCATAATTGAAGAGAGACAGGCTTGGCCACTAATTAGCTAAGATGCTTAGTCTTGAGACTGAAGTTAAAATTACGAACCACAATCTTAAATCATTGAATTCAACAGTCTTGTGATTAATTTCCTAACAGAGAAGTGTACCGCTAGTCACAAAATTTGCCTCCAAACCCCAAACATTGAGTATTGGCCAAAAAAACCCAAACATATATCAAGGAGGGTTTTGAATGCGCGCCGCACGCACTTGAGTGTTGCGACAGAGAAATCCGCCTCCGTCCGGCGGCGTGCCTTCAGGGTGCGTTCATCGGACGGGTCATGTTGATCAGGTACAGACTGGTGCAAGGTCGTGGTGTCGTCGATCTTGGTGGTTGTTTTCTAGATCGTTGAGGTTGAGGGAGGGTGTCTGGGAGTTTTCGGCTTCTGACTGGTGGTGATCCGGGTCGTCTTGGCCAGGTTGGTGGATTGGCTGGGGCCGGGTCGATGGCTGTGGCTTGAGGTCGGAGGTTCGGTGTACGGCGATTGGGTTGATTTGGAATTGCGGCTGGATAGGGTTAAGATCTCGAGTTAGAGATCTGGATTCGCTGATGCTTTTCCTCCGGTCACCTGGTCGTGGAGTGCAAACGACGGCAATTAAGGTTGGGTTACCTGCTTTGGCTTGGATCTGGTTGTTATCCGGCCAGTTCTTAGGTTGGGTGGGTTGGTGGTCTTAGTGTGTGCTGCATTTTGCTAGTACGATGGGGACGGTGGCATGGTGGCTGAGGCTGTTCGACGGCGGTGGTTGTGCAGCAAGGGTGGTGGCACGTTGGTGGTGGTTGGGATGGGTCGGTGCTGGACTTGGCTAGTGGGCCGGGTCTCCCTTATCTCGTTGGGTAgtgcttgggcttgggcttttttGGGCCCTGCCCaggttgtttttttctttaaagctCTTAATTACTTTTGTTGTTTAATTTTGTTGCGCTTATTgcgagtaataagtccctataatagttgtgtagggctagtcgggttttgtgccttgtctgcttTAGGTAGGCAGCGAGTCGTCAAATAGTTGCTACcacctagtggcagggtgaaactaagtGTTGTCGGATTTATTTTcctgcggcaacatagtaggaaagttgTGCTTATGGTAagtatgctacgttgtaattggattacatatcgagttatttttccgttatgtcaccgctatgttaaagcaaatggagtagccagtagagcactctttgctagttggtgcttgttagaatacatgtcttCTGTAAAGGTTCCTAATATTATTTCGGGAAATACTCTAGATGTTCAAtgccccccccttgtattcgacagtttcattaattaaggcttgaAGGCAGCCGCACCAACCCtttattcaacaaaaaaaaaaaaaaaaaaaacccaaacaaTGAGTCACCGTGGCAACGTTGCCCGCGCAAGCTTGTAGGATAAGCGAGGCATCAGCTCAGCCCGAACAAGAGGTGAGGCCAATAATATAAGAGTAAAGAGTTGACTCGAGCCATCACCTACTAGTAAAAGGAGCAACCCACACAGATTTTATACACACTAATAAATCAGTGTGTTTTAACTTGTAGTTACAAACATCCGTGAGAAATGAATGACTGGGTCCCGCACAAGAAGGTGCTTACACATTTACCTACTGAAATCAGCTTGTTTAGATTTTCTCACAGATGTCTGTATGTACCAAATATTTTGTATATATTGATATCTGTGTAAAGCATttatacacagatatctgtaaaGAATAGCAAAATTACAATTTGCAAGATGAGTTTAATTCATAGAGACATCTGTCACAACGACTTCCACACTGTCATCCATGTGAATGTGAAATAACCACTGATATCTGTATGAAGTTTTACACAGTATCTGTAGCAATTGCTACTTTCCCACAAATATACATGTGAATATTTAATTGACATATGGATGTGACACGTTTgcatttcacacggatatcaatCTGTATTATTATTGTTAGTACACACTGATATCAGTATGTACTGAGGAATGTGAAAAAGGGACTGATATTTGTATTAAGTTTTACACAGTTATATGTAGCAATTACTACTTTCTCACATGCGTCCGTGTGAGTATTTGATTGATATATGGAAGTGACATGTTTGCAtctcacacggatatcagtCTGCATTATAGTTGTTAATACACTGATATCAGTGTGGATTGAGGATTAAAACGATCAGACACAAATCAACCCCTTATGTGTCTCTATCCATTCTCACTCATCACTgatcttctcttccttcttcatTTTAATGGAGTCTTCATTTTGATGGAAGCCCTTCCTCATCATAGTTCTCTTCCTAAATAATCTTCAAGAGGTATTGCTCTTCTCTATCTACCTTGTATTAGAAGTAGTCTACAATTTTTATCTCATTTTTTGTCATATTTATGAATTTTACCTCTTTGGATAAAACCGATGTTATAGTTCTTCAATGAAAATTCCATTACATAAATTAGTTAGTTATTGGTTTTATGTTGTAAAGAATTATGATATattggtttatatatatatatatatataattcttttgttataaatgcTTGATTAGTTATGTACATTCATGGTATAATTTATAAGTTTTAGATTTGTTTTTTATCAAAGATTAATATTGTATTGCTggtttatttttgtttgaaaaattGATTGTTATAAATTATAAGTTATAGCATTC
This region includes:
- the LOC133721137 gene encoding U-box domain-containing protein 16, with protein sequence MAVSPQAFPPRKRRPSAGAFMSPKLSDQSLLRSLLHLCQEISSLESRSFLLRRTTLSMTRKSKLLAFLFEDLVRSSITYLSPSALLCFQEMYILLQRIQTLIEDSSHGSKMWLLIQNESLANSFHELTLDLSTLLDILPVKELNLNDDVEEVVALLRAQCARSKDAFVDPKDDNLRLEVCSMLDRLKKEIIPDHSKLSEIFVQLGILDSSKCKEELESLQDEFQNQADDKSKSQLVSLIGLVRYAKCVLFGASTPSSDLTRLKSSSELNFPADFRCPISLELMRDPVAVATGQTYDRESIKLWIESGHNTCPKTGQTLAHTNLIPNRALKNLIAMWCREQRIPFEHAENKDKVSAVKKNKAALEATRMTASFLVNKLSLAQSIEAANGVVYELRSLAKTDSDCRACIAEAGAIPLLVRHLGSDVGRDHPNLQVNAVTTILNLSILEANKARIMDTDGALNGVIEVLRSGATWEAKGNAAATIFSLSGVHAYRKKLGRKARVIKALVDLAREGPGFSKRDAMVAILNLAGEREAVAKLVEGGVVEMTMEVMEGLPEEAVTVLEVVVRGGGMGAIAAAYGAIRHLGVVLREGSDRAKESAAATLVTICRKGGSEMVVELVSVSGIERVIWELMGTGTVRARRKAASLLRILRRWAAGLEGDQVVEGYSTIVSSSTTAIVSS